A segment of the Flavobacterium azooxidireducens genome:
TCTTGCTTTTTTAAAATAAATTTGATTTGTAGGTTACTTGTGCAAAAAGATTGGGGCGTTTTACACGATTATATTTCTAAATGACAGGCTTTCAGCATCTAAACCTAAACCCATAACTATCAACAAACTTAGGTTAAAAAACACGGCTAAAAAAGCATATTACAAGGCTTTCGATAACACGCAAAAATTTCCGTTAAAAAACTTGTATTATTTGAAACCTTATCGTAATATTGCGATATGGGAATAACAAAAACAACTGGCTTCTCTCAAGAGACCAACGAAATGGCCGAAATCCTTAAAGCAATTGGGCATCCGGCACGCATAGCTATCATAAAATTATTGAGCAACATGCCGTCTTGTGTGTGTGGCGAAATTGTAGAAGTGCTTCCTTTAGCTCAATCTACCGTTTCAAGACACCTAGCGGAACTTAAAAAAGTAAACTTAATCAAAGGAAATATCAGCGGAAACAACATCTGTTACTGCTTAGATTTAGAAACTTGGAAAAAAGTAAAAGCTTTTATCAAAACAATTAGTAAACCCGATGGTAGTCCGTTTGACTGCTGTTAAAAAACCAAATAATTATGAACTGGTCAGAATTTAAAAATCAATTAGTGCAACACCCGGATTTGCATTTGCAATTTCAATTTGGTGAAAATCAATTTGTGCACCCTTCTTTTCATATTACAGAAATAAAACAAAACGCTATCACTTCGGTTGATTGTGGTGGAAAAATGAATGCTTGGACAGAAATTATCCTTCAACTTTGGGAGCCTTCTCAAAAGGAAACTCCTCGTTCGATGAAAGCATCAAAAGCATTACAAATTATTGATGTGGTTGAAAAATCACTGCCTTTAAATCCAAATGTAACCGTTAAAATTGAGTTTGGAAATGATACGTTTGACACGAGACAAATGCATCCACAAGATTTTCAATTTTCTGAAGATGATATCATTGTCAATTTAATTGCTGACAAAACACAATGCAAAGCAATAGACCGTGGCGAAACATGCGGAACTCCGAAACAAAAAGTAAAATTAGCCGAAGTTACAGCAGGATGTTGCACACCGGAATCAGGCTGTTGCTAATTTATTGATTATGAAGAAACTATCTTTCTTAGATTCGTATTTAACCTTGTGGATTTTTATTGCGATGTTTATTGGCGTTGGTTTAGGCTATTATATTCCATCTGTAGCAGAAAATATCAACGGAATGAGTTCCGGAACAACTAACATTCCAATTGCTATTGGATTGATTTTGATGATGTATCCGCCATTAGCTAAGGTAGATTACAAATTATTACCGAAAGTGTTTAAAAACACCAAAATCCTATCTATTTCACTACTATTAAATTGGATAATTGGTCCGTTTTTGATGTTTTTCTTAGCTATCATTTTCCTAAAAGATCATCCGGAATACATGATTGGATTAATTCTGATTGGATTAGCCCGTTGTATAGCCATGGTTTTGGTTTGGAATGACTTAGCCGAAGGAAGCAAAGAATACGGAGCAGGATTAGTCGCCTTAAACAGTGTTTTTCAAGTGTTTTTCTACAGTTTTTATGCTTGGATATTCATAACGATTCT
Coding sequences within it:
- a CDS encoding ArsR/SmtB family transcription factor, giving the protein MGITKTTGFSQETNEMAEILKAIGHPARIAIIKLLSNMPSCVCGEIVEVLPLAQSTVSRHLAELKKVNLIKGNISGNNICYCLDLETWKKVKAFIKTISKPDGSPFDCC
- a CDS encoding DUF6428 family protein, whose product is MNWSEFKNQLVQHPDLHLQFQFGENQFVHPSFHITEIKQNAITSVDCGGKMNAWTEIILQLWEPSQKETPRSMKASKALQIIDVVEKSLPLNPNVTVKIEFGNDTFDTRQMHPQDFQFSEDDIIVNLIADKTQCKAIDRGETCGTPKQKVKLAEVTAGCCTPESGCC